The genomic stretch TGAGCACCCAATATTTCTCCTCCTTGAGATAGAGAACATCCAACTCGAGCCATGATGTTTTGtctttttaaaagtttaatttAGGTTTCTTTTAGATACATTTTTTGTTTACTCTGATTATACATTAGGTATATTTTtggtttatatattatatatatttttgtttttatttttagcttaatttagatatattttttgaTACTTATAGTTTATATTTTGGTATACTTTGGACTTTTTCTTGTTATTTGATATATTTTCTGGtacttattatgtaatttttagtGATTGTTTAGTTAATTTTGAATATATGTTTAAGGTTTTTGAATTTTCTtttgaatatatttttcacaGGTTCTTTTACATTGATGTCGAGTTGAAATCTAAAACATCataatttttaaataacaaaacaaaaatcatatttttttaaatccagtttcatattaaaaaaaacaacaaaaataataacaaCAGCTTCTAAGAACCGTAAAAAAGTTAtatatatgataaaaaaaattaaaaaaacagttattttttaaaaaaaatcacttaATTTTGTTCAATGACCAAAACATTAgctaaaaattaagattaaaacgAAAAGAAGAGTTGATAATTCACTGCCTTAATTTTGCTCATCTACATAATGTTATACTGTTAGAATTGTAATACAAGACAAAAACAATCACACAATTTAAAATAATGTGATTCCATCTAAAAATATTGATGGCTAAAATGACTAAGCCAACATTGTGTGTGTAATATTTGAGCTAATCTTTTggatatattaatttaattgggAGTGTAAGACTACATCAATTATAGCTTGAGAAATGCTAAGGGGCACCATTGGTGCCAACACTACAAGAAAGTGATATACCGCTATTGGTGCAATCTAATATCGGGTCccacacatttgaatttaataagtattacgAGGTATCGCTAACCAACCATAAGGTGTCACCTCATGTGGTATTGAACACCtgccaaatagcaacactcttATTATAGGTACATTTGTGGTCAgagattttaattatattttttaacaaCTTCAAATGAACTGACTTATTCTATGATGTTCCTTTCTACATGtttttacaattaaaaaaaaatacataaggATACTAGTTACACCACATGAAGCAATGGGAGTAGAAGAAAAGAAGAGAGTGAGTATATTCAAGACTATCCAAACTACTAAGCTAAGCAACAACTTATgttcttgccctaacctttctTCAACTCACATCtgaaatgaaaagaagaagatacAAATGACAATGATAAGTCAACTGTTCAAATTTCCAACCTCAGAAAGCTTGACCGGATCATGGTTTCCAACAAAAGTTTCATATTGTCACCCTTAAGTAATAATCTAACCATTCATCCTGTTTTTTACAATATTTGGAGATCGGAAAACTATAACAATTATTATGTAGATACATAGGAAGGACTCGAACCTCAGACCTCTTGTGTATGGATTTGCAATCTCAGGCATATTGAACGGTAGCTTAAGCCCAGATATTCAAGATGGTCCCCCTAGAGTTCAAGAAACACACTACTTATTGTCTTGAGCAATTCCATTTCTTCCCCAGAAGCAATTCCAGGCTCAACGTAGCACAACTGAAAGACCAATTATCACATCAAGCCTAGTcctaaaaaattaaaacaaatcaATAAGTAGTAATTGTTCAATCAAAACCTGATACTGCGGTTTCTTTAGTGTGTGAACCCCTCTTTTTATAAGCTTTTGCCATCCTACTTTCTCTTTGAGAGATTTTTCCAGGGCTGCTGTTCTCTGTAATTATGTGGCAGAACAATGAAAACAATGCTGTGTTACATTGGAGCAGTTTCCAGAAAACTGCAGTAAAAAGCCATTACATCTGTGAACGTTTCATCAAAAACAGGATAAAAAACACCTTTAAATCCATctttaaaatatttacaatcgGCATTCTTCAGATGGTTATGACTAGCAGATTAATCAATTATATTTCACATGTTTCTATAAGAAACAAAACTTTATTAATTCATGATGAGTTGCATATCCCATATATGAAGGTGAAATAATAGCTTAAGATGACTCATATATGGACATGAATAGGTGAAAGTTACATGAGCAGGGTCCAAGATCAAGAGATTGTGCTGATGCACCCCATTACGTTGATGTTTGATTTGAATTCCAACAATGGTTCTTGAATGCCCGTCATGTTGGAAATACAATGGCCTgctcataatatatatatatatatataaataaaaataaaaataaaataaaataaaagctcTTAAAACATTGGAACACAATAAAATTACAATACAAAATTTAGAAGCAGTGGTCTAAGCTGCTCGAAGAGTTTGGTATTCGATGGTGTATGCCTTGATCCTGTACTCAGCTGTTAGTGTGTAAATTGAAGGGAGGTAAGAGGACATCAATGTTGTGGACAACAACCATTCTTGCTATTTTTTGGGTTGTGTGGCTTGAAAACAACGGCAGAATTTTCGAAGAAAAGAAGAAACAGCAGAAAGGTTATGGAAGAAGATTCAATTTTGGGTTCGACGGTTTATAAAGTCAAAGGTTTTGAGGGACTATCCTTTCTGGACCTTAATAGAGAATGGGGAAGTTTTTTGTATTAAAAGTGGGCTAGCTTTGTACTAAATTGTTGTTTCGTGTTTGTTTTTGGCTGTTTTGTAGTTTCTCTGAGATCAATTCTGATCTCTATTCCTTTGTATTTTCACATATAAATACAAAGTTGTttcttttcaaaataataataataacaatacaaaaatcaagaaaattacaGATGTTAAAAACTTACGCTTTGTCACTCACAATTACATGACCATTGCCAGGTTTATTCGAGTCTGAAAAGTAGTTCCAGATCCAATCAATAAGTACCTGCTGACCCTCATTTTCTCTAGTAATATTACTAGAAGAACTAGACTTCTCCTGCACACCGGAATGTGCTTGGGAATGACCATGAATTTTTTTCACTACATATCTATCCATTGGTCCACAAACCTGAATCCCTCTCCTCTTTAGTCCATTACCTTCACTCTTCCCCTCTACCCCAGCACTTGAACCCGGGACACTTAGATAAAGAGACTCAAATTCCTTAGgaccaaaatccacaatcattGCTTTAAGTCCAAAAGATCTTAAAAGGGCAGCACATTCAGTAGTTCCAATCCATTTTTTCAAACCATAAATCTTCCCATCAAAATGTTCTGAGCCAGGCTCATCAAAACCCTTTTCCCAAGCAATCTCAAGCCATCTTTGGAGTGATGGGATATCAGGAATAAACCCTTGCCCACCAAACAAAACCTTCTTCACTTCTTCTTGCCTTTGATGAAGCAAGTGGGAGCTCAGCATCTGAATGTTGCGCCAACCACAACCCCACCCAACATCTTCATACTCAAGGCTCTGAAAATGGTCAACATAACCAGACAAAATACTTGTAGTATTATCAGATTCTAATTCCAAACACTTTCTCAACAATGCCATCAAACCATGTTCAACCTTATGAAATATGCTTCTGGACTGAAAATTAATCAAGCAATTGACCTTTTCCTCAAAACCCAGATCAAATGGCAGGTCACTAATTACTTGGCTATTCTACAAATAGAACCAAAGCAAAATATGACCAACAAAAAGATTGAACTAAAGACATGAAAATCAAGCTTTTGATTTTTGAGATTACCAGAGATGGAGGTGAAGGAGGGGCAAAAGCAATTTGTTGGGCCAATTCCAAGTCACTTGCCAA from Humulus lupulus chromosome 5, drHumLupu1.1, whole genome shotgun sequence encodes the following:
- the LOC133834338 gene encoding uncharacterized protein LOC133834338 produces the protein MDLAPCPFCHLPVPSSELEWHANNHFLDEHEQQRLASDLELAQQIAFAPPSPPSLNSQVISDLPFDLGFEEKVNCLINFQSRSIFHKVEHGLMALLRKCLELESDNTTSILSGYVDHFQSLEYEDVGWGCGWRNIQMLSSHLLHQRQEEVKKVLFGGQGFIPDIPSLQRWLEIAWEKGFDEPGSEHFDGKIYGLKKWIGTTECAALLRSFGLKAMIVDFGPKEFESLYLSVPGSSAGVEGKSEGNGLKRRGIQVCGPMDRYVVKKIHGHSQAHSGVQEKSSSSSNITRENEGQQVLIDWIWNYFSDSNKPGNGHVIVSDKAPLYFQHDGHSRTIVGIQIKHQRNGVHQHNLLILDPAHRTAALEKSLKEKVGWQKLIKRGVHTLKKPQYQLCYVEPGIASGEEMELLKTISSVFLEL